One window of Aspergillus oryzae RIB40 DNA, chromosome 3 genomic DNA carries:
- a CDS encoding uncharacterized protein (choline dehydrogenase and related flavoproteins) encodes MAEQAVAYTPLEVPIPPVPTKEIFSELQWATLMSIADTVIPSIRGPNAPKSFTTKVIPQAQFDASLSSLTASIPGSDATSLATQYLEENASSNPRFRPGLQRLISEYVHEEGRNGLGFILNTLNSKAGSLILTGSTTPIQDQPFHVRERIFCSWETSRLKPLRVIYRALSAICKRTWLTYSPTLCPTIGFPRVPVHGSPADGFEYEFLQFPSGDGPETIETDVVIVGSGCGGSVTAKNLAEAGYKVVVVEKAYQYSTKYFPMNFSEGSVSMFEGGGAVSTNDGSIGIFAGATWGGGGTINWSAALQTQNYVREEWAKGGLPFFTSLEFQNSLDRVCERMGVSADHTTHNKQNRVLLEGAHKLGYAANPVPQNTGGTEHYCGHCTMGCHSAGKKGPTESFLVDAAHAGATFVEGFRAEKVLFTETKGGRVASGVEGTWTSRDAYLGVSGVGAVKRKLIIKAKRVVVSCGTLQSPLLLLRSGLKNPQIGRNLHLHPVVISGAVFDEQTRPWEGAALTAVVNEFENLDKQGHGVKIECLTMLPPAFLPAFPWRDGLEWKRFVAKLPHMAGFITLTKDRDSGRVYPDPVDGRPRVDYTVSAFDRKHILEALVATAKMAYISGAKEFHTSSREIPPFIRPEDASDAASAEGTNNAALQAWIAEARSKTLDPEKTTFAAAHQMGTCRMGSSPRTSVVDPDCQVWGTRGLYVVDASVFPSASGVNPMVTNMAIADWASQNIARSLGKEGGVMARL; translated from the exons ATGGCCGAACAAGCCGTGGCTTACACTCCCCTGGAGGTTCCCATTCCTCCCGTGCCTACCAAGGAAATCTTCTCCGAACTTCAATGGGCCACTCTGATGTCAATCGCGGATACGGTTATCCCATCGATTCGTGGCCCGAACGCTCCTAAATCGTTTACTACCAAAGTGATTCCGCAGGCTCAGTTCGATGCCAGCCTCTCATCATTAACTGCTAGCATTCCCGGCTCCGATGCAACTTCCCTGGCAACACAATACCTGGAAGAAAATGCCTCGTCGAATCCTCGTTTCCGGCCGGGGCTACAGCGCCTTATCTCCGAGTATGTCCATGAGGAAGGCAGGAATGGCCTTGGCTTCATATTGAATACTCTAAA CTCGAAAGCTGGTTCATTGATTTTGACGGGATCAACTACCCCTATACAGGACCAGCCGTTCCATGTCCGGGAGAGAATATTTTGCAGCTGGGAAACATCGAGGCTAAAGCCTCTGCGCGTCATCTACCGAGCACTTTCAGCCATTTGCAAGAGGACATGGCTTACTTATAGCCCGACGCTCTGCCCGACAATTGGATTCCCCCGTGTCCCAGTGCACGGAAGTCCCGCCGATGGCTTCGAGTACGAATTTCTGCAATTCCCGTCGGGGGATGGACCCGAGACAATCGAGACAGACGTAGTCATTGTCGGAAGCGGCTGTGGAGGTAGCGTAACTGCCAAGAACCTTGCCGAAGCAGGTTATAAGGTTGTGGTGGTCGAAAAAGCCTACCAATACTCAACAAAGTACTTCCCGATGAATTTTAGTGAAGGATCGGTGAGTATGTTTGAGGGTGGGGGTGCTGTCTCAACCAATGATGGTTCAATCGGGATCTTCGCCGGTGCAACCTGGGGAGGTGGTGGCACAATCAACTGGTCAGCGGCGCTTCAGACACAGAACTATGTTCGTGAGGAATGGGCGAAAGGCGGTTTGCCATTTTTCACATCGCTAGAGTTCCAAAATTCTCTGGATCGCGTGTGTGAGCGGATGGGTGTCAGCGCTGATCATACGACTCACAACAAGCAGAACCGTGTTCTGCTGGAAGGAGCGCACAAACTAGGCTATGCAGCGAACCCAGTACCGCAAAACACCGGCGGCACTGAGCATTATTGTGGCCATTGCACGATGGGGTGCCATTCGGCGGGCAAGAAGGGCCCCACGGAATCGTTCCTGGTGGATGCTGCCCATGCTGGAGCCACCTTCGTGGAAGGCTTCCGTGCAGAGAAAGTCCTGTTCACTGAGACCAAGGGCGGCAGGGTGGCTTCGGGTGTGGAGGGTACATGGACCTCGCGGGACGCATACCTCGGTGTCTCCGGAGTGGGCGCCGTGAAGCGCAAGCtgatcatcaaagccaagcgGGTTGTCGTCTCTTGTGGCACGCTGCAAAGCCCCCTCCTGCTGTTGCGCAGTGGCCTCAAGAATCCACAGATTGGTCGAAACCTTCACCTACATCCAG TCGTTATCTCGGGAGCCGTGTTTGACGAGCAGACTCGTCCGTGGGAAGGGGCCGCCCTGACAGCCGTTGTCAATGAATTTGAGAACCTCGACAAACAAGGCCACGGCGTCAAGATCGAATGTCTCACGATGTTGCCCCCAGCATTCCTTCCGGCCTTTCCCTGGCGGGACGGGCTGGAGTGGAAGCGATTTGTGGCTAAGCTGCCCCACATGGCCGGCTTCATCACCCTTACGAAGGATCGGGACAGCGGCCGTGTATACCCGGACCCGGTCGATGGACGACCCCGGGTTGACTATACGGTTTCTGCCTTCGACCGCAAGCATATTCTCGAGGCACTTGTAGCCACTGCGAAGATGGCGTACATCTCCGGGGCCAAGGAGTTCCACACCTCGAGCCGCGAAATCCCGCCTTTCATCCGGCCCGAGGATGCATCGGACGCTGCGTCGGCCGAGGGCACGAACAATGCTGCCCTTCAGGCGTGGATTGCGGAGGCCCGGAGCAAGACGCTCGACCCTGAGAAGACTACATTTGCGGCGGCGCACCAGATGGGTACCTGTCGCATGGGCAGCTCCCCGCGGACCAGCGTGGTGGACCCTGATTGCCAGGTCTGGGGTACGCGCGGATTGTATGTGGTCGACGCATCAGTATTCCCCAGCGCCAGTGGCGTCAATCCCATGGTCACCAACATGGCGATCGCCGATTGGGCCAGTCAGAACATTGCCAGGTCGTTGGGCAAGGAGGGAGGTGTCATGGCACGTCTTTGA
- a CDS encoding uncharacterized protein (predicted protein), with translation MRTIDVLTTVANNGTVSFERLYRTKTERTPIPIDKVLNKPSGYCFVFQNPLDLHKLLEDPDPASVAICQGMKKLRFDLLQHIARDKVTFREALDGKFKSVDLRALMENWRMACRNIPKDHGLEELTFDLSRAKELCKLHVVSSTVQLISTTLVLKAAQNLRCWIQGLSNMNRWETCHVQMALVLLWRSKFSDVHEMMRLCGKLNMSWNNAYSSGVGISTQSNTCSGIEIPKDIKAA, from the exons ATGCGTACAATAGATGTTCTAACAACCGTTGCCAACAATGGCACAGTCAGTTTCGAGCGTCTCTACCGCACCAAAACAGAACGCACACCTATTCCCATCGACAAGGTCCTCAACAAGCCCTCAGGCTactgcttcgtcttccagaACCCACTCGACTTGCACAAGCTCCTCGAAGACCCTGACCCTGCCAGCGTGGCCATATGCCAAGGCATGAAAAAGCTAAGATTCGACCTCCTACAGCACATTGCAAGGGATAAGGTGACTTTCAGGGAGGCCTTGGACGGGAAATTCAAGAGCGTTGACCTGCGGGCACTCATGGAGAACTGGAGAATGGCCTGTCGAAATATACCAAAAGACCATGGCCTGGAGGAACTCACGTTCGATTTGTCCCGTGCGAAAGAGCTGTGCAAGTTGCATGTAGTCAGCAGCACAGTCCAGCTGATCAGTACAACTCTGGTTCTCAAGGCGGCTCAGAATTTACGATGTTGGATTCAAGGATTGAGCAACATGAACCGGTGGGAGACGTGTCATGTGCAGATGGCTCTT GTGCTTCTCTGGAGGTCTAAATTCAGCGACGTACATGAGATGATGAGACTTTGTGGAAAATTGAACATGTCATGGaat AATGCGTACAGCTCTGGCGTAGGTATTTCTACACAGAGTAATACATGTAGTGGAATTGAAATTCCAAAAGATATCAAGGCAGCATAG
- a CDS encoding uncharacterized protein (predicted protein), with protein MTPFPVLIWVSCRLPLGAPSYFSQFFEEQMLQTPDGSKIRTLYIDRDPNTFKAIARHLQGYHIRPKDGTEFVQFFADAQFYSLPRLISQLFESEIFIQIGDKDFQIPRDIFSSPGDSPNFFSLGFGAFFASPTEIFPGLNRHGLLRPPAIVPPSVPNRSGEVFAQLLHLLRGYPLEIKNETHRAELLRDCRYFHLRGLEQKLIPHHISFNPIRQRSEIVVRLEDVRRSGVSVAHDSIPSSGWVTYSRPFVDEETYDLILEIGDETTIVDLDTKHVEFLNSTKARFSSLQQIITGKVNPGLSEGQSTKVSIEQDTDMIVDGQARYLEGIGHGSEEAGVSQPAAKRRRVEGSSNEGRRYIVRNGHWRLRFHPNATGDILEFTLVAVKLDAYTEQRSRNHTRAFLGS; from the exons ATGACACCCTTTCCCGTCCTAATTTGGGTCTCTTGCAGGCTTCC TCTTGGAGCTCCGTCCTATTTCTCTCAATTCTTCGAGGAGCAGATGCTCCAGACACCCGACGGCTCGAAAATCAGGACACTGTACATTGATCGCGATCCGAACACGTTTAAAGCGATCGCAAGACATCTACAGG GCTATCATATTCGGCCCAAAGACGGCACGGAGTTTGTACAATTCTTCGCTGATGCGCAGTTCTATAGTT TGCCCCGGCTCATCTCTCAGCTCTTCGAATCCGAGATCTTCATTCAAATCGGTGATAAGGATTTCCAAATCCCGCgcgacatcttctccagtcCGGGCGACTCCccgaacttcttctccctaGGCTTCGGtgccttctttgcctccccCACTGAGATCTTCCCCGGACTAAATCGTCACGGCCTTTTACGTCCCCCAGCCATTGTCCCTCCAAGCGTGCCCAATCGATCGGGAGAAGTTTTCGCGCAGCTCCTTCATCTCTTGCGCGGATACCCGTTGGAAATAAAGAATGAAACGCACCGCGCCGAGCTGCTACGTGATTGTCGCTACTTTCACCTGCGCGGGTTAGAGCAAAAGTTGATTCCACACCATATCAGTTTCAATCCGATCCGACAACGATCGGAAATCGTCGTCCGCTTGGAGGATGTGCGCCGCTCAGGAGTTAGCGTTGCCCACGACTCAATCCCGTCTAGCGGCTGGGTCACGTACTCGCGCCCGTTCGTCGATGAGGAGACATACGACCTGATTCTTGAGATCGGGGATGAAACCACCATCGTCGACCTTGACACCAAGCATGTTGAATTCCTGAACTCGACTAAGGCGcgcttctccagcttgcaGCAGATTATAACAGGAAAGGTAAACCCAGGCTTGTCAGAAGGTCAATCCACCAAGGTGTCAATTGAACAAGACACGGACATGATCGTCGACGGACAAGCCCGCTACCTCGAAGGCATCGGACATGGATCGGAAGAGGCAGGTGTGTCGCAACCTGCGGCCAAGCGCAGACGAGTGGAAGGGTCATCAAATGAGGGCAGACGGTATATCGTTCGGAATGGCCATTGGCGTCTGCGTTTCCATCCTAATGCCACCGGCGACATACTAGAGTTCACCCTGGTAGCGGTGAAACTAGATGCATATACAGAGCAACGGAGTCGGAATCATACACGGGCGTTTCTGGGATCTTAG
- a CDS encoding rRNA (cytosine-C5-)-methyltransferase RCM1 (proliferation-associated nucleolar protein (NOL1)): MSLYYDAVKILTSPSPTGGSFKSRIYNARNIKANPAQIYALTIEASKWDTVLKEVIDNAGILKLEPKLTPLLALLLVHDHLLAKNGIAAPSSHPIRQAIERHKTRLKGEFIKARVRRGCASVEQLKDAVQKEKQPLGSAAFYPRWIRINNVRTTAEKQFESTFASYKRVNALSELAVKDDTKRIYVDSNIPDLVAVAPGVDFTATPAYKNGEIILQDKASCFPAYLLFGEGSVWSGGDLVDGCAAPGNKTTHLASLLCKNEKRKKPRQRIISMDASQVRAKTLQKMVSAAGADHFTTVLPGQDFLALDPEDERFEKVSALLLDPSCSGSGIIGRDDVPKFVLPVSPAEERKKQGKKRKRGQDEAGDAADGSVSISATDENEMASTHLDLERLTKLSNLQTRIVEHAMSFPAATRITYSTCSIHLTENESVVERLLTSEVAKRRGWRIMRRNEQPEGLRTWKHRGVRTESRGSGDSETQDGTQGAELKVDLSDEVLEGCLRCWPGDDEGLGGFFVAGFVRDESLAGKVEDPQHGHEDKSEDDDGEDEDDEDEWAGFSD; encoded by the exons ATGTCCCTCTACTACGACGCCGTCAAGATCCTAACCAGTCCCTCCCCAACCGGCGGTTCCTTCAAATCCCGCATCTACAATGCCCGAAACATCAAAGCCAACCCCGCGCAAATCTACGCCCTAACTATCGAAGCCTCGAAATGGGACACCGTCCTCAAGGAAGTCATCGACAACGCCGGCATCCTGAAACTCGAGCCCAAG CTCACACCACTTCTCGCTCTCCTGCTGGTCCACGACCACCTTCTCGCGAAAAATGGCATCGCGGCGCCAAGTTCGCATCCCATCCGCCAGGCCATCGAGCGCCATAAGACGCGACTAAAGGGTGAATTCATCAAGGCGCGCGTGCGCCGCGGATGCGCATCTGTCGAGCAACTCAAGGACGCCGTgcagaaggagaaacagCCGCTGGGGTCGGCGGCGTTTTACCCGCGATGGATACGGATTAATAACGTGCGCACGACGGCGGAGAAACAATTCGAGAGTACCTTTGCGTCGTATAAACGGGTCAATGCGCTGTCGGAGCTGGCGGTTAAGGACGATACAAAGAGGATCTACGTCGACTCTAATATCCCGGATTTGGTTGCTGTGGCGCCCGGGGTGGATTTCACGGCTACCCCGGCGTATAAGAATGGGGAGATCATCTTGCAGGATAAAGCGTCTTGTTTTCCCGCCTATCTGTTGTTCGGGGAGGGGAGTGTGTGGAGTGGTGGGGATTTGGTAGATGGGTGTGCTGCGCCGGGGAATAAGACGACGCATTTGGCGTCGCTGCTATGCAAGAatgagaagaggaagaagccgagaCAGCGGATTATTTCGATGGATGCGTCGCAGGTGCGCGCGAAGACGCTCCAGAAGATGGTTTCGGCGGCCGGCGCGGATCACTTTACGACGGTACTTCCTGGGCAGGATTTTTTGGCGCTGGATCCCGAGGATGAGAGGTTCGAGAAGGTTTCTGCGTTGTTGCTGGATCCGAGTTGTTCGGGGAGTGGGATTATTGGGCGCGATGATGTTCCGAAGTTTGTTCTTCCGGTGTCGCCGGcggaagagaggaagaagcagggcaagaagaggaagaggggacAGGATGAAGCTGGGGACGCTGCTGATGGGTCGGTGTCGATATCGGCTAcggatgagaatgagatgGCCAGTACGCATTTGGACCTGGAGCGGTTGACGAAGTTGTCGAATCTGCAGACCCGCATTGTGGAGCATGCGATGTCGTTTCCGGCTGCTACGCGAATTACGTACAGTACTTGTTCAATTCATCTGACTGAGAATGAGTCGGTTGTCGAGCGGCTTTTGACGTCTGAGGTGGCCAAGCGGCGTGGATGGAGGATTATGCGTCGGAATGAGCAGCCGGAGGGATTGAGGACGTGGAAGCATAGGGGTGTCCGGACTGAAAGCCGGGGTTCCGGTGACAGCGAGACACAGGACGGTACACAGGGCGCCGAGCTCAAGGTTGACCTTTCCGATGAAGTGTTGGAGGGTTGCTTGAGATGTTGGCCTGGCGATGACGAGGGTCTGGGCGGATTCTTCGTTGCTGGATTCGTGAGGGACGAGAGTCTAGCTGGAAAAGTGGAGGACCCTCAACATGGACATGAAGACAAGAgtgaggatgacgatggcgaagacgaagatgatgaagacgaatGGGCAGGCTTCTCCGACTAG